The following proteins come from a genomic window of Paramisgurnus dabryanus chromosome 19, PD_genome_1.1, whole genome shotgun sequence:
- the sla1a gene encoding src like adaptor 1a, producing MGNAMKRQEKENTEPNSFDTMFRDCDSLVVLSDYPCRDISEPIFKIGDRLKGLSEDGCWWKVRSLQTGTVNYIPNNHVAKVYHGWLFEGVGRQKAEELLLLPGNGVGSFLVRENPKERGLYSLSVRHRNIKHYKIFRLSNSWFYISPGLTFQCLEDMVNHYSDSSDGICCVLSAPCLALSVPAPSSTQNAPPVVMRSRMDWKKVNRSELLNPNGLDVVDNKDNMMSYGVRSSIAAYMSLASIPEPQNSKDRKKKSKSIYVIPDHSNMDIDES from the exons ATGGGGAATGCAATGAAAAgacaagaaaaagaaaatacagAGCCTAACAGCTTTGACACTATGTTTAGAG ACTGTGACAGCCTTGTGGTCCTTTCTGACTATCCGTGTCGGGACATCAGCGAGCCCATCTTTAAAATTGGGGACAGACTCAAGGGTCTTTCGGA AGATGGTTGCTGGTGGAAAGTTCGTTCCCTTCAAACAGGAACTGTGAACTACATTCCAAATAATCATGTGGCTAAAGTATATCACGG ATGGCTGTTTGAGGGCGTTGGGAGGCAGAAGGCAGAAGAGCTTTTGTTACTGCCTGGTAATGGTGTCGGGTCTTTTCTCGTAAGAGAAAATCCAAAAGAAAGAG GCTTGTATTCTCTATCTGTGCGACACAGGAACATCAAGCACTATAAAATATTTCGCCTGAGTAACAGCTGGTTTTACATTTCGCCAGGCCTTACCTTTCAGTGTCTGGAGGATATGGTCAATCACTACTCTG ACTCTTCAGACGGCATATGTTGTGTGCTTAGCGCTCCATGTCTGGCTTTATCAGTCCCTGCCCCGAGTTCAACCCAAAACGCACCGCCTGTGGTGATGCGTAGTAGAATGGATTGGAAGAAAGTAAACAG GTCCGAGTTACTGAACCCAAATGGGTTGGATGTTGTGGACAACAAAGATAACATGATGAGCTATGGAGTGAGGAGTAGCATAGCCGCTTATATGTCTTTAGCATCAATACCTGAGCCACAAAACTCCAAAGACCGCAAGAAGAAGAGCAAGTCTATCTACGTGATACCCGACCACAGTAACATGGATATAGATGAAAGCTAG
- the LOC135773695 gene encoding GTPase IMAP family member 1-like, translating into MHARVNHQIHHLPNMDHNLTIVLFGNSEAVQYGHDNMLLGQELYFENAEISKTDPVQVKISKNHMSVINMIGLHETECHRAIVDYIGQLVNKNKIHSFIFVVRLGQLTDADKMGIEWLKEVFGDRVTQFVIILFTYEQQEESESIIDDLKSNTVLEHLYEKCGGRYYICNKFMNNQSEMRQLIKGIENLFFDNKLQGYTSEMYSTELKKRGEQRNIKNPKNRTTSAEEGRCSLVNANACEIRGPQELLLDSTVLSWFPTLQDPS; encoded by the exons ATGCATGCAAGAGTGAACCATCAAATTCATCATTTGCCAAACATGG ATCACAATCTGACTATTGTACTCTTTGGAAATTCTGAGGCAGTCCAGTATGGGCATGATAATATGTTACTTGGACAAGaactttattttgaaaatgcagAAATATCCAAGACTGATCCTGTACAGGTGAAGATATCAAAAAATCACATGTCAGTGATTAACATGATTGGCTTACATGAGACTGAATGTCACCGTGCCATTGTGGATTACATTGGTCAActagtaaataaaaataagatcCACAGCTTCATTTTTGTTGTGCGACTTGGCCAGTTAACAGATGCTGATAAGATGGGCATTGAATGGCTCAAGGAAGTGTTTGGTGACAGAGTTACTCAGTTTGTGATAATTCTCTTCACCTATGAGCAACAGGAAGAGAGTGAGTCTATTATTGATGATCTAAAGAGCAACACTGTTCTGGaacatttgtatgagaaatgtGGAGGAAGATATTATATCTGCAACAAATTCATGAATAACCAATCAGAAATGAGACAACTGATCAAAGGGattgaaaatctgttttttgacAATAAACTGCAAGGCTACACCAGTGAGATGTACAGCACAGAGTTAAAAAAGAGAGGAGAACAGCGAAACATCAAAAATCCAAAAA ATCGCACCACTTCTGCAGAAGAGGGACGTTGTAGTTTAGTCAATGCTAATGCATGTGAAATCCGTGGG